One genomic window of Tribolium castaneum strain GA2 chromosome 10, icTriCast1.1, whole genome shotgun sequence includes the following:
- the BORCS6 gene encoding BLOC-1-related complex subunit 6, translating to MESEEGSPSPPPPSDPPPSLPPPLPARPRKTTPQPPIPVQEDSHFDNEAEGDVDDEISQQMTASYSEISFKSGVSPENEAPLSLTMDPMPLAEHILQRPVTLSCDRNIPSCKPLRPLNLEGTVHVEGNMTHFVAEDLEYKIKLSSPVTKKGDTPPLPGGSRSCTPSTLYRQLLVPQIGQLDPSLLNDLECEAQKMATSIDNLTENLCGILHSISSITADNVDVYKNAVSKMSDAMDSNIKSMYTMMAKTEEVTQAMKSVQGHAARIKEIKRLVDLFESYV from the exons ATGGAATCTGAAGAAGGTTCTCCTTCGCCGCCCCCGCCTTCAGACCCGCCGCCCAGCTTGCCACCACCTTTGCCGGCT CGGCCTCGCAAAACAACCCCCCAACCCCCCATTCCGGTCCAGGAAGACAGTCATTTCGATAACGAAGCTGAGGGCGACGTTGACGATGAAATTTCGCAACAAATGACAGCTTCGTATAGCGAAATCTCATTCAAGTCAGGCGTGAGCCCCGAAAATGAGGCCCCCTTGTCCCTAACAATGGACCCCATGCCCCTAGCTGAGCATATACTGCAAAGGCCGGTCACTCTGAGTTGCGACAGGAATATTCCTTCTTGTAAACCTTTAAGGCCCCTCAATTTGGAGGGTACTGTGCATGTGGAGGGGAATATGACGCATTTTGTTGCTGAAGATTTAgagtataaaattaaattgtctagTCCTGTTACCAAGAAAGGAG ACACACCACCTCTACCAGGTGGATCCAGGAGTTGCACTCCCAGCACCCTCTATAGACAACTGCTAGTACCGCAAATTGGCCAACTTGATCCAAGCCTGTTAAATGACCTGGAGTGCGAGGCCCAAAAAATGGCTACTTCGATTGACAATTTGACTGAGAATTTGTGCGGAATCTTACATTCT ATTTCTTCAATCACTGCTGATAATGTAGATGTTTACAAAAACGCAGTTTCCAAAATGTCTGATGCTATGGATTCAAATATTAAA agtaTGTACACGATGATGGCAAAAACGGAAGAAGTTACCCAGGCCATGAAATCGGTCCAGGGTCATGCAGCTAGGAT AAAGGAAATAAAAAGGCTGGTTGACCTTTTTGAAAGTTACGTTTGA